One Salvelinus sp. IW2-2015 linkage group LG4q.2, ASM291031v2, whole genome shotgun sequence DNA window includes the following coding sequences:
- the zbtb8os gene encoding protein archease, with protein sequence MDDRELDLTESQKATKSKYPAINKKYEYLDHTADVQLHSWGDSLEEAFEQCAMAMFGYMTDTETVEPIDTVEVESEGDDMESLLFHFLDDWLFKFSADLFFIPREVKVLHIDRMHFKIRSIGWGEEFNLVKHPQGTEVKAITYSAMQIHDIDKPEIFAIIDI encoded by the exons ATGGATGATCGTGAGCTTGATCTCACCGAGTCACAGAAAGCTACCAAGTCGAAATACCCGGCGATCAACAAGAAGTATGAAT ATTTGGACCACACTGCTGATGTACA GCTCCACTCTTGGGGAGACTCGCTGGAGGAGGCCTTTGAGCAGTGTGCCATGGCAATGTTTGGGTATATGACAGATACAGAGACGGTGGAGCCCATTGACACAGTAGAAGTGGAGTCAGAAG GTGATGACATGGAATCTCTTCTCTTCCACTTCCTAGACGACTGGTTATTCAAATTCAGTGCAGATCTTTTCTTCATTCCCAGA GAGGTTAAAGTTTTGCACATTGACAGGATGCACTTCAAAATCCGCTCCATTGG GTGGGGAGAAGAGTTCAACTTGGTCAAGCATCCACAG GGGACAGAAGTGAAGGCCATCACTTACTCAGCCATGCAGATCCATGACATCGACAAGCCCGAGATCTTTGCCATCATTGACATCTGA
- the LOC111963201 gene encoding histone-binding protein RBBP4, with translation MADKEAAFDDAVEERVINEEYKIWKKNTPFLYDLVMTHALEWPSLTAQWLPDVTRPEGKDFSVHRLVLGTHTSDEQNHLVIASVQLPNDDAQFDASHYDSEKGEFGGFGSVSGKIEIEIKINHEGEVNRARHMPQNPCIIATKTPTSDVLVFDYTKHPSKPDPSGECTPDLRLRGHQKEGYGLSWNPNLSGCLLSASDDHTICMWDISAVPKEGKVVDAKTIFTGHTAVVEDVSWHLLHESLFGSVADDQKLMIWDTRSNNTSKPSHAVDAHTAEVNCLSFNPYSEFILASGSADKTVALWDLRNLKLKLHSFESHKDEIFQVQWSPHNETILASSGTDRRLNVWDLSKIGEEQSPEDAEDGPPELLFIHGGHTAKISDFSWNPNEPWVICSVSEDNIMEVWQMAENIYNDEDPEGAADTEVQA, from the exons ATGGCTGATAAAGAAG CAGCGTTTGATGATGCTGTGGAGGAGAGGGTGATAAATGAGGAGTACAAGATATGGAAGAAGAACACGCCCTTCCTCTATGACCTGGTGATGACCCACGCCCTGGAGTGGCCCAGCCTCACAGCACAGTGGCTGCCTGATGTCACCAG aCCTGAGGGGAAGGATTTCAGTGTACACAGGCTGGTTCTtggcacacacacatcagatgAACAGAATCACCTGGTCATTGCCAGCGTGCAACTGCCCAATGACGACGCGCAGTTTGATGCTTCTCACTATGATAGTGAGAAAGGCG AGTTTGGAGGCTTTGGCTCAGTCAGTGGTAAGATAGAGATTGAAATCAAGATAAACCATGAGGGAGAGGTGAACAGAGCCCGCCACATGCCCCAGAACCCCTGCATCATCGCCACCAAAACCCCAACCAGTGATGTGCTTGTCTTTGACTACACCAAACATCCCTCCAAACCAG ATCCATCTGGAGAGTGCACCCCAGATCTGCGTTTGAGGGGACACCAGAAGGAGGGTTACGGTCTCTCCTGGAACCCCAACCTGAGTGGCTGTCTTCTCAGCGCTTCTGATGACCAT ACGATCTGTATGTGGGACATCAGTGCAGTTCCTAAGGAGGGGAAGGTTGTGGACGCTAAGACCATCTTCACTGGACACACAGCTGTTGTGGAGGACGTTTCTTGGCATCTACTGCACGAGTCCCTCTTTGGATCTGTAGCTGACGACCAGAAACTCATGAT TTGGGACACGCGATCAAACAATACGTCGAAACCTAGCCATGCTGTGGACGCCCACACTGCAGAGGTCAACTGTCTGTCCTTCAACCCTTACAGCGAGTTCATCCTGGCCTCAGGCTCAGCAGACAAG ACGGTTGCTCTTTGGGACCTGAGGAACCTGAAACTGAAGCTGCATTCATTTGAGTCTCACAAAGATGAGATCTTCCAG GTCCAGTGGTCTCCTCATAATGAAACCATCTTGGCCTCCAGTGGCACAGACAGGCGACTCAACGTGTGGGACCTCAGTAAAATCGGAGAGGAGCAGTCACCAGAGGATGCTGAGGATGGTCCACCTGAACTGCTGTTCATTCACGGTGGTCACACAGCTAAGATCTCCGACTTCTCGTGGAACCCCAACGAGCCCTGGGTCATCTGTTCGGTGTCTGAGGACAACATCATGGAAGTTTGGCAGATG GCTGAGAACATCTACAATGACGAGGACCCAGAGGGAGCAGCAGACACTGAGGTCCAGGCATGA